In Apis cerana isolate GH-2021 linkage group LG6, AcerK_1.0, whole genome shotgun sequence, the following are encoded in one genomic region:
- the LOC107993951 gene encoding ionotropic receptor 75a-like isoform X1 yields the protein MYTTYISMLNSTVELRLDVKKILRAEYHRLGIFLDSRCDRSRYRRILIDATKYSMYDEMHKWLILGSNLSHVLEILNDETFTVSTDVIIAVPSADNYILYDVYNPCKDRGGSMNVTYFGMWNFKTGLNVNLNQSKFARRSNLHGMKLKVGIVVNFKPENMSLHDMMLQYSMKSKYGRSKFLYILLQHMSDIFNFTMKIVQINAQRRFDNSGPIFAAFKKKLIDFSANPVAMKVERLHNGDIIRPVWPIRSCFLFRTISSTKIKPDQFLKPLSVKVWYVILAMIGVVTTILIIFLKLENIRTPTEIYGLSVLLTIGALSQQGSAFIPTRCASRIALLQVLFFSLLIFNYYSASVVSSRLKNKEEKMNDSLINLAKSNLKLAVEPTPYIHSFLQVSNKEVKYFYDNCWTKIPESYKYLPLEEGLNRVAEGRLAYHTMTDSAYPYIEHTFNYRSICELTEVHLFRAVLAFYARHHSPFTELMKVGLTKIHNVGIQKRELIRWTARKPFCPNNLLIAEPLSIHEAAPIFMFLCISIILSILICIIENMIFCLFPTR from the exons ATGTATACTACGTATATTTCAATGTTGAATTCTACAGTTGAATTGCGATTAGATGTTAAGAAAATTCTAAGAGCAGAATACCATCGATTAGGTATTTTTTTGGATTCTCGATGCGATCGTAGCCGATACAGAAGAATCTTGATAGAT gCAACAAAATATTCTATGTATGATGAAATGCATAAATGGTTAATCTTGGGTTCAAATTTAAGTCATGTATTAGAAATACTAAACGATGAAACATTTACTGTCTCTACTGATGTTATAATTGCTGTGCCATCAgcagataattatattttatacgatgtATACAATCCTTGTAAAGATCGAGGAGGATCAATGAATGTAACATATTTTGGAATGTGGAATTTTAAAACAggattaaatgttaatttaaatcaatcgaAATTCGCAAGAAGATCAAATTTGCATGGAATGAAACTTAAAGTTGGAATTGta GTTAATTTTAAACCAGAAAATATGTCGCTTCACGATATGATGTTACAATATAGCATGAAATCGAAATAtggtcgatcgaaatttttatatatactactGCAGCACATGTCTGACATCTTTAATTtcac TAtgaaaattgtacaaataaatGCTCAAAGAAGATTCGATAATTCTGGTCCTATTTTCGcagcttttaaaaaaaagctgATAGATTTTTCAGCAAACCCAGTCGCGATGAAAGTTGAAAGACTACATAACGGTGATATAATTAGACCAGTCTGGCCAATAAG ATCGTGTTTCTTGTTTCGTACGATTTcttcaacaaaaattaaaccAGATCAATTTCTGAAACCTTTATCTGTGAAAGTATGGTATGTGATACTTGCCATGATAGGAGTTGTAacgacaattttaattatctttttaaaattagaaaatattcgtaCTCCCACAGAGATTTATGGTCTCTCTGTTTTGCTCACAATAGGAGCATTGTCACAACAAG gCTCTGCATTTATTCCAACTCGTTGCGCAAGTCGGATCGCACTTTtacaagttttattttttagtttgttaatttttaattattattctgcaAGTGTGGTATCAAgtcgtttgaaaaataaggaggagaagATGAacgattctttaattaatttggcaAAAAGTAATTTGAAACTTGCAGTAGAACCTACGCCATACATTCATTCTTTTCTTCAg gtATCAAATAAggaagtgaaatatttttatgacaaTTGTTGGACGAAAATACCAGAATCATATAAGTACTTACCCCTAGAAGAGGGTCTTAATCGCGTGGCGGAGGGTCGTTTAGCTTATCACACGATGACTGATTCTGCTTATCCATACATCGAACATACGTTCAATTATCGAAGTATATGCGAACTCACGGAAGTTCATTTATTCCGTGCTGTTCTCGCATTTTATGCAAGGCACCATAGTCCTTTTACCGAACTTATGAAAGTAGG tttaaCTAAAATTCATAATGTGGGTATCCAGAAACGTGAATTGATACGATGGACGGCTAGAAAACCTTTCTGTCCGAATAACCTACTTATTGCTGAACCTCTATCGATTCATGAAGCTGCGccgatttttatgtttttgtgCATCTCTATTATTCTATCAATTCTCATTtgcattattgaaaatatgatcTTCTGTCTTTTTCCGACacgataa
- the LOC107993951 gene encoding ionotropic receptor 75a-like isoform X2, with translation MYTTYISMLNSTVELRLDVKKILRAEYHRLGIFLDSRCDRSRYRRILIDATKYSMYDEMHKWLILGSNLSHVLEILNDETFTVSTDVIIAVPSADNYILYDVYNPCKDRGGSMNVTYFGMWNFKTGLNVNLNQSKFARRSNLHGMKLKVGIVVNFKPENMSLHDMMLQYSMKSKYGRSKFLYILLQHMSDIFNFTMKIVQINAQRRFDNSGPIFAAFKKKLIDFSANPVAMKVERLHNGDIIRPVWPIRSCFLFRTISSTKIKPDQFLKPLSVKVWYVILAMIGVVTTILIIFLKLENIRTPTEIYGLSVLLTIGALSQQGSAFIPTRCASRIALLQVLFFSLLIFNYYSASVVSSRLKNKEEKMNDSLINLAKSNLKLAVEPTPYIHSFLQVSNKEVKYFYDNCWTKIPESYKYLPLEEGLNRVAEGRLAYHTMTDSAYPYIEHTFNYRSICELTEVHLFRAVLAFYARHHSPFTELMKFN, from the exons ATGTATACTACGTATATTTCAATGTTGAATTCTACAGTTGAATTGCGATTAGATGTTAAGAAAATTCTAAGAGCAGAATACCATCGATTAGGTATTTTTTTGGATTCTCGATGCGATCGTAGCCGATACAGAAGAATCTTGATAGAT gCAACAAAATATTCTATGTATGATGAAATGCATAAATGGTTAATCTTGGGTTCAAATTTAAGTCATGTATTAGAAATACTAAACGATGAAACATTTACTGTCTCTACTGATGTTATAATTGCTGTGCCATCAgcagataattatattttatacgatgtATACAATCCTTGTAAAGATCGAGGAGGATCAATGAATGTAACATATTTTGGAATGTGGAATTTTAAAACAggattaaatgttaatttaaatcaatcgaAATTCGCAAGAAGATCAAATTTGCATGGAATGAAACTTAAAGTTGGAATTGta GTTAATTTTAAACCAGAAAATATGTCGCTTCACGATATGATGTTACAATATAGCATGAAATCGAAATAtggtcgatcgaaatttttatatatactactGCAGCACATGTCTGACATCTTTAATTtcac TAtgaaaattgtacaaataaatGCTCAAAGAAGATTCGATAATTCTGGTCCTATTTTCGcagcttttaaaaaaaagctgATAGATTTTTCAGCAAACCCAGTCGCGATGAAAGTTGAAAGACTACATAACGGTGATATAATTAGACCAGTCTGGCCAATAAG ATCGTGTTTCTTGTTTCGTACGATTTcttcaacaaaaattaaaccAGATCAATTTCTGAAACCTTTATCTGTGAAAGTATGGTATGTGATACTTGCCATGATAGGAGTTGTAacgacaattttaattatctttttaaaattagaaaatattcgtaCTCCCACAGAGATTTATGGTCTCTCTGTTTTGCTCACAATAGGAGCATTGTCACAACAAG gCTCTGCATTTATTCCAACTCGTTGCGCAAGTCGGATCGCACTTTtacaagttttattttttagtttgttaatttttaattattattctgcaAGTGTGGTATCAAgtcgtttgaaaaataaggaggagaagATGAacgattctttaattaatttggcaAAAAGTAATTTGAAACTTGCAGTAGAACCTACGCCATACATTCATTCTTTTCTTCAg gtATCAAATAAggaagtgaaatatttttatgacaaTTGTTGGACGAAAATACCAGAATCATATAAGTACTTACCCCTAGAAGAGGGTCTTAATCGCGTGGCGGAGGGTCGTTTAGCTTATCACACGATGACTGATTCTGCTTATCCATACATCGAACATACGTTCAATTATCGAAGTATATGCGAACTCACGGAAGTTCATTTATTCCGTGCTGTTCTCGCATTTTATGCAAGGCACCATAGTCCTTTTACCGAACTTATGAAA tttaaCTAA
- the LOC133666198 gene encoding ionotropic receptor 75a-like, translating into MHPIFFILLQFLSISNAQDHIFIRDYFLYKKVRNVVGFSCGDTISDFNLLKTLSTMGIFTIIRESSVKIDFQKFMRSETWTVGVVIDLRCHNKTAVRIFTESSKYRMYDYSYNWLILDSNYNHSISLLNDTAYNIITDVALAISNKNGFDLYDVFNHCKYRGGILNVTELGTWHLDSGLKIFLTQPLINRRANMHGMRLKISGVIQYRPKDMRLENYMQDINTRSLDSMHKFVHAMILHIGELFNFSVHASEIIYWDRHSVHGLIFEFLRSNYIDFASNPRIMVSERLDYASLIGAAWPIKPCFMLLSTSTNKIKLEIFLKPFTRQTWYVFAVFGIFFIFIMKIIMNRENVGKRKKYSDAIILSVGILSQQGANFLPKRLPSRIALFQITIHSWIMYNYYSASIVSARLSEPLDMMEDSVTVLADSNLKIAAEAVPYLNYFLYNLNWESDYFRKKRWDPLPESKRYLPIEEGIKQVGQGILAYHTDPNTAYPYVERMFDSNKICELTEIHLFKQSVMGMYASHNGQFIEIAKIGLTKMFNTGLRNRQIKYWSSRKPECQLDTLSTRSITIYEIAPALILLAFGIIVASIICIVENIIYNRSMKEINPSNQRRKSETKKNFNSDNNKNNLLDIIP; encoded by the exons ATGcatcctattttttttattttattgcaatttctttcaatttctaatgCACAGGATCATATATTCATtcgtgattattttttatataaaaaagtgcGAAATGTTGTGGGATTTTCTTGTGGTGATACAATaa GTGATTTTAATCTTCTGAAAACGCTAAGCACCATGGGTATATTTACGATAATAAGGGAATCTAGTGTGAAGATTGACTTCCAAAAATTTATGAGAAGTGAAACTTGGACAGTAGGTGTTGTAATCGATTTGCGATGCCATAATAAAACTGCTGTACGAATTTTCACAGAa agtTCAAAATATCGAATGTATGATTATTCATACAATTGGCTAATATTGGATTCGAATTATAATCACAGTATTTCACTTTTGAATGATActgcttataatataataacagatGTTGCTCTTGCTATATCGAACAAAAATGGCTTCGATTTGTATGATGTCTTTAATCATTGCAAATATCGTGGtggtatattaaatgttactGAACTTGGTACTTGGCATCTTGATTCTGgattgaagatatttttgacGCAACCATTAATTAACAGAAGGGCTAACATGCATGGaatgagattaaaaatatctggaGTG atTCAATATAGACCAAAAGACATGCGACTCGAGAATTACATGCAGGATATAAATACAAGATCTTTAGATAGTATGCATAAGTTTGTGCATGCCATGATTTTACATATAGGAgagctttttaattttag tgttCACGCTTCAGAAATAATTTACTGGGATCGACACAGCGTACACGgtttgatttttgaatttttacgatcgaattatatcgattttgCCAGTAATCCGAGAATAATGGTATCTGAACGATTAGATTATGCTAGTCTCATTGGTGCAGCATGGCCAATTAA GCCTTGTTTCATGTTATTATCGACTTCaaccaataaaattaaattagaaatttttttaaaacccTTTACACGTCAAACATGGTACGTATTTGCtgtttttggaatatttttcatattcattatgaaaataataatgaatcgtGAAAATGtcggcaaaagaaaaaaatattccgatgcaattatattatcagTGGGAATTCTGTCTCAACAAG GTGCAAATTTTTTACCAAAACGATTACCAAGCCGTATAGCTCTATTTCAAATAACTATACACAGTTGGATaatgtacaattattattctgcTAGTATTGTATCGGCTCGATTAAGTGAGCCTCTCGACATGATGGAAGATTCTGTAACTGTTCTTGCTGATAGTAATCTAAAAATCGCGGCGGAAGCTGTACCatatttaaactatttcttatat AATTTGAACTGGGAATCAGATTACTTTCGCAAAAAACGCTGGGACCCTTTGCCAGAATCGAAAAGATATTTACCAATAGAGGAAGGTATTAAACAAGTGGGTCAAGGTATTTTAGCATATCACACGGATCCAAATACAGCGTATCCTTACGTTGAAAGAATGTTTGACTCTAATAAAATCTGTGAATTGACGGaaattcatttgtttaaaCAATCGGTAATGGGAATGTATGCTAGTCATAATGGTCAATTCATTGAAATAGCAAAAATAGg attGACAAAGATGTTTAATACCGGTCTTCGCAATCGACAAATCAAATATTGGTCGTCGAGGAAACCGGAATGTCAACTTGATACTTTATCCACAAGAAGCATCACTATCTACGAAATTGCTCcagcattaattttattagcatTTGGAATCATCGTAGCTAGTATCATTTGCAttgtggaaaatattatttacaatcgtTCCATGAA ggAAATAAATCCATCAAACCAAAGAAGAAAGagtgaaacaaagaaaaattttaacagtgataataataaaaataacttattagatattattccataa
- the LOC107993456 gene encoding ionotropic receptor 75a-like, which produces MEEEITVGNCNMKLYSVIRCTITSNNNSEMYVQNIFYLQLIVTSCASNIDIIRDYFIFKNVSRVAGFSCGNIENDYQILKLLNEVGIGVSITQFTSIINIPQFLHTTYWNLGIFVDLECLVSDEDIVKLFYETSAYYMFDHLHQWLILEKNMNHILQLLNDNMFSIITDVTIAISKDDDYILYDVYNHCKNYGGLLNITKLGTWTKNDGLQIILQTNKFSRRWNYHRMKIKVAGVVVNRPKNQSLIDYLQEENLYEHTDNWSKFGYAIMEHVKQLFNFTFELIELNHWEKNDSNGPLIAGFKNGIYDLGYFPSILTKERFNYADVIMQVWPIRTCFMFLTVPSLKVDMNIIFRPFARNVWYMILILTVIIIFGLWIILKLEKNDSAYGSTILIIIAALCQQGLPFFNNQFSSRIAFLQTMIFGLLVYNYYSAAIVSSRLNAPLDKMNDSLYSLINSRMKLAAYKDIYFNILLHSSVEEIQYFKKYWEKIPEEKKFFSIQDGLKKMTTAKFAYHTDPINVYPFIERVFDKQMICQLTEVHLLRPSSLGLWSMRHSQFQEITKIGLIRISTSGIRKREVIRWTYRKPYCDKDKHYVSSVTIHETIPILLVLCFGIILSIVICFIENIIFHTIRKKQRQIKESEHQLKKNNQKNVAKNKTMIKIKKLMYKKTHNKKN; this is translated from the exons ATGGAAGAAGAGATAACTGTTGGGAATTGTAACATGAAACTGTATTCAGTCATTCGATGTACAATCACGAGTAACAATAACAGTGAGATGTATgttcaaaatatcttttatttgcaattaattgTTACATCGTGTGCGAGCAATATAGATATCATTCgcgattatttcatttttaaaaatgtttctagAGTGGCTGGATTTTCTTGTGGAAACATTGAAA atGATTATCAAATTCTTAAACTTCTAAATGAAGTAGGGATTGGAGTATCTATTACTCAATTTACATCGATAATCAATATACCACAATTTTTGCATACTACTTATTGGAATTTAGGTATATTTGTGGATCTGGAATGTTTAGTTTCAGACGAGGATATAGTGAAACTTTTTTACGAg aCTTCAGCCTATTACATGTTCGATCATTTACATCAATGGTTGATTTtggagaaaaatatgaatcatatacttcaattattaaatgacaATATGTTTAGTATCATTACGGATGTCACAATTGCTATATCAAAAGACGATGATTATATTCTGTATGATGTATACAATCATTGCAAAAATTACGGTggtttgttaaatattacaaaacttGGTACCTGGACTAAAAACGAtggattacaaattattttacagacaaataaattttccagaaGATGGAATTATCAcaggatgaaaataaaagttgcTGGAGTT GTAGTAAATAGACCTAAAAATCAAAGTTTAATAGATTATcttcaagaagaaaatttatacgaaCATACAGATAATTGGTCTAAATTTGGATATGCTATTATGGAACATGTTAAACAACTATTCAATTTCAC ttttgaattaatagaattaaatcattgggaaaaaaatgatagcAATGGACCATTAATTGCTGGTTTCAAAAATGGCATTTATGACTTGGGATATTTTCCATCAATTTTGACAAAAGAAAGATTCAATTATGCAGATGTAATTATGCAAGTTTGGCCTATAAG aacatGCTTTATGTTTCTTACTGTACCTTCATTAAAAGTGGATATGAATATAATCTTTAGACCATTTGCAAGAAATGTTTggtatatgattttaatattaacagtcataataattttcggcTTATGGATAATTCTGAAACTTGAAAAGAATGATTCTGCATATGGATCaacaattcttattattattgctgcATTATGTCAACAAG gtttaccattttttaataatcaattttcaagtCGTATTGCTTTTCTTCAAACTATGATCTTTGGTTtacttgtatataattattattcagcaGCTATAGTATCCAGTCGATTGAATGCACCTTTAGATAAAATGAAtgattcattatattcattaataaatagtcGAATGAAACTCGCAGCATAtaaggatatttattttaacattctatTGCAT tcTTCTGTGgaagaaattcaatattttaaaaaatattgggaaaaaataccagaagaaaaaaaatttttttcaatacaagatggtttaaaaaaaatgacgaCAGCTAAATTTGCTTACCATACAGATCCTATTAATGTGTATCCATTTATAGAACGTGTTTTTGATAAACAAATGATCTGTCAGCTTACTGAAGTTCATTTACTTCGTCCTTCTTCGTTAGGTTTATGGTCAATGCGACATAGTCAATTTCAAGAGATAACAAAAATAGG tCTTATTAGGATATCCACTTCGGGAATTCGAAAGCGAGAAGTGATACGTTGGACTTATAGGAAGCCTTATTGTGATAAAGATAAACACTATGTATCAAGTGTAACGATTCATGAAACAATACCAATTTTACTTGTATTATGTTTTGGGATCATTCTATCAattgttatttgttttatagaaaatataatttttcacacaattagaaaaaaacaaagacaaataaaagaatctgaacaccaattaaagaaaaataatcaaaaaaatgtagctaaaaataaaactatgataaaaataaaaaaacttatgtACAAAAAGactcataataaaaaaaattaa